From the genome of Actinomycetota bacterium:
GTGTCCATCGGCGCGCCGACGGTCTCGATGAAGCCGTACTTGTTCTGCTTGACGCCGAACACCTCGGCCATCTGACGCGTGCCCTTCGAGGGCTCCATCCCGACGGAAAGGACCACGATGTCCATCGGCACCTCCATCGGCCGGCCCATCGTGGTGTCTTCCCCGCGCACGAGGAGCTTGTC
Proteins encoded in this window:
- a CDS encoding pyridine nucleotide-disulfide oxidoreductase; protein product: DKLLVRGEDTTMGRPMEVPMDIVVLSVGMEPSKGTRQMAEVFGVKQNKYGFIETVGAPMDTVSTSVEGVFVCGAATGPADLEDTASSAGAAAMRAVVSVRRQSAAPATA